One part of the Solea solea chromosome 1, fSolSol10.1, whole genome shotgun sequence genome encodes these proteins:
- the LOC131457182 gene encoding heterogeneous nuclear ribonucleoproteins C1/C2 isoform X4 has translation MDRSPTTSSLMASSNVTNKTDPRSLNSRVFIGNLNTLLVTKGDVEAIFSKYGKIVGCSVHKGYAFVQYANERNARTAVAGEDGRMIVGQVLDINLAGEPKPHSSTSFDLDYDFQRDYYDRMYSYPSRVPAPPPPLSRAVIPSKRPRVSLSGGSSRRTKSSSFSSSKSSQRTSSRTVVKVDELQTIKRELTQIKSKVDDLLGSLERMEKDHSKKSVKSSKTEPGEVTSPPHPSNKKGDILKRERECQDINDSEDDDDEEEEEGDLLEDEVKSQEEEDDEEEEGEHVEGDDDGDSVNGEEDS, from the exons ATGGA TCGTTCACCCACCACCTCCAGCCTGATGGCCAGCAGCAACGTCACCAACAAGACAGACCCACGCTCCCTCAACTCCCGGGTTTTCATCGGCAACCTCAACACTCTGCTGGTGACCAAAGGAGACGTTGAGGCCATCTTCTCCAAGTATGGCAAGATCGTCGGCTGCTCCGTCCACAAGGGCTACGCATTTGTTCAATACGCCAACGAGAGGAATGCTCGGACTGCTGTCGCAGGAGAAGATGGCAGGATGATTGTTGGACAAGTGCTTG ACATCAACCTGGCTGGGGAACCCAAACCACACAG CAGTACTTCGTTCGACCTCGACTACGACTTTCAAAGAGATTATTACGACAG AATGTACTCCTACCCGTCCCGCGTCCCtgctccccctccccccttgtCACGGGCTGTGATCCCGTCCAAACGCCCGCGGGTCAGCCTCAGTGGAGGGAGCAGCCGGCGAACCAAGAGCAGCAGCTTCTCTTCCTCCAAGAGCAGTCAGAGAACATCATCCAGAACGG TAGTGAAAGTGGACGAGTTACAGACCATCAAGCGAGAATTGACCCAAATCAAAAGCAAAGTGGACGACCTGCTGGGCAGCCTGGAGCGCATGGAGAAGGACCACAGCAAGAAGTCTG TTAAGAGCTCAAAAACCGAGCCAGGAGAGGTGACTTCACCACCTCACCCGAGCAATAAGAAGGGAGACATactaaagagagagagggagtgccAAGATATAAACGACTCggaggacgacgacgatgaggaggaagaagagggagacCTGCTCGAGGACGAG GTAAAGAGtcaagaggaagaggacgacgaggaggaggaaggagagcaCGTGGAAGGTGACGACGATGGCGACAGTGTCAACGGCGAAGAGGACTCGTAG
- the LOC131457182 gene encoding heterogeneous nuclear ribonucleoproteins C1/C2 isoform X3 has translation MASSNVTNKTDPRSLNSRVFIGNLNTLLVTKGDVEAIFSKYGKIVGCSVHKGYAFVQYANERNARTAVAGEDGRMIVGQVLDINLAGEPKPHRSKTTKRSAGDMYSSTSFDLDYDFQRDYYDRMYSYPSRVPAPPPPLSRAVIPSKRPRVSLSGGSSRRTKSSSFSSSKSSQRTSSRTVVKVDELQTIKRELTQIKSKVDDLLGSLERMEKDHSKKSVKSSKTEPGEVTSPPHPSNKKGDILKRERECQDINDSEDDDDEEEEEGDLLEDEVKSQEEEDDEEEEGEHVEGDDDGDSVNGEEDS, from the exons ATGGCCAGCAGCAACGTCACCAACAAGACAGACCCACGCTCCCTCAACTCCCGGGTTTTCATCGGCAACCTCAACACTCTGCTGGTGACCAAAGGAGACGTTGAGGCCATCTTCTCCAAGTATGGCAAGATCGTCGGCTGCTCCGTCCACAAGGGCTACGCATTTGTTCAATACGCCAACGAGAGGAATGCTCGGACTGCTGTCGCAGGAGAAGATGGCAGGATGATTGTTGGACAAGTGCTTG ACATCAACCTGGCTGGGGAACCCAAACCACACAGGTCAAAAACTACCAAGCGTTCTGCTGGAGACATGTACAG CAGTACTTCGTTCGACCTCGACTACGACTTTCAAAGAGATTATTACGACAG AATGTACTCCTACCCGTCCCGCGTCCCtgctccccctccccccttgtCACGGGCTGTGATCCCGTCCAAACGCCCGCGGGTCAGCCTCAGTGGAGGGAGCAGCCGGCGAACCAAGAGCAGCAGCTTCTCTTCCTCCAAGAGCAGTCAGAGAACATCATCCAGAACGG TAGTGAAAGTGGACGAGTTACAGACCATCAAGCGAGAATTGACCCAAATCAAAAGCAAAGTGGACGACCTGCTGGGCAGCCTGGAGCGCATGGAGAAGGACCACAGCAAGAAGTCTG TTAAGAGCTCAAAAACCGAGCCAGGAGAGGTGACTTCACCACCTCACCCGAGCAATAAGAAGGGAGACATactaaagagagagagggagtgccAAGATATAAACGACTCggaggacgacgacgatgaggaggaagaagagggagacCTGCTCGAGGACGAG GTAAAGAGtcaagaggaagaggacgacgaggaggaggaaggagagcaCGTGGAAGGTGACGACGATGGCGACAGTGTCAACGGCGAAGAGGACTCGTAG
- the LOC131457182 gene encoding heterogeneous nuclear ribonucleoproteins C1/C2 isoform X5, with the protein MDRSPTTSSLMASSNVTNKTDPRSLNSRVFIGNLNTLLVTKGDVEAIFSKYGKIVGCSVHKGYAFVQYANERNARTAVAGEDGRMIVGQVLDINLAGEPKPHSTSFDLDYDFQRDYYDRMYSYPSRVPAPPPPLSRAVIPSKRPRVSLSGGSSRRTKSSSFSSSKSSQRTSSRTVVKVDELQTIKRELTQIKSKVDDLLGSLERMEKDHSKKSVKSSKTEPGEVTSPPHPSNKKGDILKRERECQDINDSEDDDDEEEEEGDLLEDEVKSQEEEDDEEEEGEHVEGDDDGDSVNGEEDS; encoded by the exons ATGGA TCGTTCACCCACCACCTCCAGCCTGATGGCCAGCAGCAACGTCACCAACAAGACAGACCCACGCTCCCTCAACTCCCGGGTTTTCATCGGCAACCTCAACACTCTGCTGGTGACCAAAGGAGACGTTGAGGCCATCTTCTCCAAGTATGGCAAGATCGTCGGCTGCTCCGTCCACAAGGGCTACGCATTTGTTCAATACGCCAACGAGAGGAATGCTCGGACTGCTGTCGCAGGAGAAGATGGCAGGATGATTGTTGGACAAGTGCTTG ACATCAACCTGGCTGGGGAACCCAAACCACACAG TACTTCGTTCGACCTCGACTACGACTTTCAAAGAGATTATTACGACAG AATGTACTCCTACCCGTCCCGCGTCCCtgctccccctccccccttgtCACGGGCTGTGATCCCGTCCAAACGCCCGCGGGTCAGCCTCAGTGGAGGGAGCAGCCGGCGAACCAAGAGCAGCAGCTTCTCTTCCTCCAAGAGCAGTCAGAGAACATCATCCAGAACGG TAGTGAAAGTGGACGAGTTACAGACCATCAAGCGAGAATTGACCCAAATCAAAAGCAAAGTGGACGACCTGCTGGGCAGCCTGGAGCGCATGGAGAAGGACCACAGCAAGAAGTCTG TTAAGAGCTCAAAAACCGAGCCAGGAGAGGTGACTTCACCACCTCACCCGAGCAATAAGAAGGGAGACATactaaagagagagagggagtgccAAGATATAAACGACTCggaggacgacgacgatgaggaggaagaagagggagacCTGCTCGAGGACGAG GTAAAGAGtcaagaggaagaggacgacgaggaggaggaaggagagcaCGTGGAAGGTGACGACGATGGCGACAGTGTCAACGGCGAAGAGGACTCGTAG
- the LOC131457182 gene encoding heterogeneous nuclear ribonucleoproteins C1/C2 isoform X2: MDRSPTTSSLMASSNVTNKTDPRSLNSRVFIGNLNTLLVTKGDVEAIFSKYGKIVGCSVHKGYAFVQYANERNARTAVAGEDGRMIVGQVLDINLAGEPKPHRSKTTKRSAGDMYSTSFDLDYDFQRDYYDRMYSYPSRVPAPPPPLSRAVIPSKRPRVSLSGGSSRRTKSSSFSSSKSSQRTSSRTVVKVDELQTIKRELTQIKSKVDDLLGSLERMEKDHSKKSVKSSKTEPGEVTSPPHPSNKKGDILKRERECQDINDSEDDDDEEEEEGDLLEDEVKSQEEEDDEEEEGEHVEGDDDGDSVNGEEDS, translated from the exons ATGGA TCGTTCACCCACCACCTCCAGCCTGATGGCCAGCAGCAACGTCACCAACAAGACAGACCCACGCTCCCTCAACTCCCGGGTTTTCATCGGCAACCTCAACACTCTGCTGGTGACCAAAGGAGACGTTGAGGCCATCTTCTCCAAGTATGGCAAGATCGTCGGCTGCTCCGTCCACAAGGGCTACGCATTTGTTCAATACGCCAACGAGAGGAATGCTCGGACTGCTGTCGCAGGAGAAGATGGCAGGATGATTGTTGGACAAGTGCTTG ACATCAACCTGGCTGGGGAACCCAAACCACACAGGTCAAAAACTACCAAGCGTTCTGCTGGAGACATGTACAG TACTTCGTTCGACCTCGACTACGACTTTCAAAGAGATTATTACGACAG AATGTACTCCTACCCGTCCCGCGTCCCtgctccccctccccccttgtCACGGGCTGTGATCCCGTCCAAACGCCCGCGGGTCAGCCTCAGTGGAGGGAGCAGCCGGCGAACCAAGAGCAGCAGCTTCTCTTCCTCCAAGAGCAGTCAGAGAACATCATCCAGAACGG TAGTGAAAGTGGACGAGTTACAGACCATCAAGCGAGAATTGACCCAAATCAAAAGCAAAGTGGACGACCTGCTGGGCAGCCTGGAGCGCATGGAGAAGGACCACAGCAAGAAGTCTG TTAAGAGCTCAAAAACCGAGCCAGGAGAGGTGACTTCACCACCTCACCCGAGCAATAAGAAGGGAGACATactaaagagagagagggagtgccAAGATATAAACGACTCggaggacgacgacgatgaggaggaagaagagggagacCTGCTCGAGGACGAG GTAAAGAGtcaagaggaagaggacgacgaggaggaggaaggagagcaCGTGGAAGGTGACGACGATGGCGACAGTGTCAACGGCGAAGAGGACTCGTAG
- the LOC131457182 gene encoding heterogeneous nuclear ribonucleoproteins C1/C2 isoform X1: protein MDRSPTTSSLMASSNVTNKTDPRSLNSRVFIGNLNTLLVTKGDVEAIFSKYGKIVGCSVHKGYAFVQYANERNARTAVAGEDGRMIVGQVLDINLAGEPKPHRSKTTKRSAGDMYSSTSFDLDYDFQRDYYDRMYSYPSRVPAPPPPLSRAVIPSKRPRVSLSGGSSRRTKSSSFSSSKSSQRTSSRTVVKVDELQTIKRELTQIKSKVDDLLGSLERMEKDHSKKSVKSSKTEPGEVTSPPHPSNKKGDILKRERECQDINDSEDDDDEEEEEGDLLEDEVKSQEEEDDEEEEGEHVEGDDDGDSVNGEEDS, encoded by the exons ATGGA TCGTTCACCCACCACCTCCAGCCTGATGGCCAGCAGCAACGTCACCAACAAGACAGACCCACGCTCCCTCAACTCCCGGGTTTTCATCGGCAACCTCAACACTCTGCTGGTGACCAAAGGAGACGTTGAGGCCATCTTCTCCAAGTATGGCAAGATCGTCGGCTGCTCCGTCCACAAGGGCTACGCATTTGTTCAATACGCCAACGAGAGGAATGCTCGGACTGCTGTCGCAGGAGAAGATGGCAGGATGATTGTTGGACAAGTGCTTG ACATCAACCTGGCTGGGGAACCCAAACCACACAGGTCAAAAACTACCAAGCGTTCTGCTGGAGACATGTACAG CAGTACTTCGTTCGACCTCGACTACGACTTTCAAAGAGATTATTACGACAG AATGTACTCCTACCCGTCCCGCGTCCCtgctccccctccccccttgtCACGGGCTGTGATCCCGTCCAAACGCCCGCGGGTCAGCCTCAGTGGAGGGAGCAGCCGGCGAACCAAGAGCAGCAGCTTCTCTTCCTCCAAGAGCAGTCAGAGAACATCATCCAGAACGG TAGTGAAAGTGGACGAGTTACAGACCATCAAGCGAGAATTGACCCAAATCAAAAGCAAAGTGGACGACCTGCTGGGCAGCCTGGAGCGCATGGAGAAGGACCACAGCAAGAAGTCTG TTAAGAGCTCAAAAACCGAGCCAGGAGAGGTGACTTCACCACCTCACCCGAGCAATAAGAAGGGAGACATactaaagagagagagggagtgccAAGATATAAACGACTCggaggacgacgacgatgaggaggaagaagagggagacCTGCTCGAGGACGAG GTAAAGAGtcaagaggaagaggacgacgaggaggaggaaggagagcaCGTGGAAGGTGACGACGATGGCGACAGTGTCAACGGCGAAGAGGACTCGTAG